One part of the Eucalyptus grandis isolate ANBG69807.140 chromosome 10, ASM1654582v1, whole genome shotgun sequence genome encodes these proteins:
- the LOC120288843 gene encoding uncharacterized protein LOC120288843, with protein sequence MMVKAMWKVDLVALFPSLTSMSKAASCKHLLISGAPKHQHSYLVITDPPRSPIITRSRAKMADQTEMHDRMTAMENQLQQLLTSMQLMTNQMQSLQVNQTLAPTLPKIVVPKQTDKAHMGDDDMPELEDDPLFVTAEKAKPDNVPKAEQDERFTKLEEKLKQLQESRNSLPFDLSVYEKVKMPKKFKMPEFEKYDGTSCPKAHLQMYHIRMAQYVKNEPLMIQSFHANLTRPALNCSNHSCAYKQGVDEVVRQDSPIEMGLRDGWFNEPTHQGKRFTMKKDKEPTTEINVAYAQPTPNKPKMVRVPGNQQDGGRVPAPRQFTKRQFSPLPGPLSQHKIQNLLDTKAFSFHTTQPNVKKNPLPEHQGNVNAIFEFNAGKKMNLKVSVKRIS encoded by the exons ATGATGGTCAAAGCTATGTGGAAAGTAGACTTGGTCGCCTTGTTCCCCTCCTTGACATCGATGTCCAAAGCGGCGTCATGCAAGCACTTGCTCATTTCTGGTGCCCCCAAACATCAACATTCATATTTG gtgataacggatcctccacGTTCGCCTATCATTACACGATCAAGAGCAAAAATGGCCGACCAAACCGAAATGCATGATCGTATGACCGCCATGGAAAACCAACTCCAGCAGTTGCTCACCTCTATGCAACTTATGACAAATCAAATGCAATCCCTCCAAGTGAATCAGACTCTTGCGCCCACTCTCCCCAAGATAGTAGTCCCAAAGCAGACGGACAAGGCCCATATGGGTGATGATGACATGCCTGAGCTGGAAGATGACCCATTGTTCGTCACAGCCGAAAAGGCTAAGCCCGACAATGTCCCTAAGGCggagcaagatgaacgcttcaccaaacttgaagagaaactGAAACAATTGCAAGAGTCGCGGAATTCACTCCCGTTCGACTTGTCGGTTTATGAGAAAGTCAAAATGCCGAAGAAGTTTAAGATGCCGGAGTtcgagaaatacgatggtacttcctgcccaaaggctcatttgcagatgtaccacaTACGCATGGCCCAATACGTCAAGAACGAGCCGctcatgatccaatcgtttCATGCAAACTTGACTAGGCCCGCACTCAACTG ctcaaatcactcctgcGCCTACaaacaaggagttgatgaagttgttcgtcaagACTCTCCC ATCGAAATGGGGCTAAGGGATGGATGGTTCAATGAACCGACTCATCAAGGCAAAaggttcaccatgaagaaagacaaagaacCGACCACTGAAATCAATGTTGCATATGCGCAACCAACCCCTAATAAGCCTAAGATGGTTCGTGTCCCTGGGAATCAGCAAGATGGAGGCCGAGTGCCTGCACCGCGGCAATTCACCAAAAGGCAATTCTCTCCTCTTCCTGGCCCTCTATCTCAG cacaagatccaaaatttgTTGGATACTAAGGCATTTTCTTTCCATACCACCCAACCGAATGTCAAGAAGAATCCGTTGCCGGAACATCAGGGAAACGTGAATGCAATCTTTGAGTtcaatgctggcaaaaagaTGAACTTGAAGGTGTCTGTCAAGCGGATTAGTTAG
- the LOC120288844 gene encoding loricrin-like: METQTTAGMATAAATGNRGRWARSSEELRASGASGLASCSGSEQSGGSGGGVNCGVTGEREGEADAWRRVLMASDGVAGVGKDGGFTGYWCSGEDGGTLGARWKETPTPGKSAATGAAMGGGAATGTAMGGALLRASKGAGCGSLASGPASRVGAHCAGARGGGGDAVVRAWAAWVDA, from the exons ATGGAGACTCAGACCACGGCTGGGATGGCTACTGCTGCTGCGACGGGCAACCGTGGGCGGTGGGCGCGGTCGTCGGAGGAGCTCCG GGCGAGCGGGGCGTCGGGTCTCGCAAGTTGCAGCGGCAGCGAGCAAAGTGGCGGAAGCGGCGGAGGCGTGAACTGTGGCGTCACGGGTGAG CGTGAGGGGGAGGCCGACGCTTGGAGGAGGGTGCTCATGGCATCGGACGGAGTTGCAGGCGTGGGCAAAGACGGTGGCTTCACGGGCTACTGGTGTTCGGGCGAAGACGGTGGCACGCTCGGAGCTCGCTGGAAGGAGACACCGACACCGGGCAAAAGTGCAGCGACGGGCGCCGCGATGGGCGGGGGCGCGGCGACGGGCACGGCGATGGGCGGCGCGCTGCTACGGGCGAGCAAAGGTGCGGGTTGTGGTAGCTTGGCCTCCGGTCCCGCGTCGCGGGTCGGTGCGCACTGCGCAGGCGCGCGCGGCGGAGGTGGAGACGCGGTGGTGCGAGCGTGGGCAGCGTGGGTCGATGCATGA